AATGGAAGCGGAACGGGGTATCGGCCAACGGCGAAATTGCGAGGCCGGCGCCTTTTTCCATAGTTCTCTGAGGGAAGCCAACGGCCGCCGAGGACTGTTTGAGCTGTGAAAGAACAAACAAAAAGAGATAGAGTGGGAGGACATGCAAGTCAGTTTTTAACGAATGTGCGAGTTCCGAGGCGCCGAAGAGAACTGTGGGAAAAGGCGAGAAGAGGCCGAAGCCGCCGGGCCGATACCCCTGGCCGCTTCTCTCGGAGATGGGAGATGATCCGATTACTTGGCCTTGGCTTCGGGACCCATGAGCTGCAGGAAGCCCCGATCGGCCTTCGCGTCGTACATGTGGACAACCAGGTTCCCATCCCAACAATGGAAATCGCCGGCGATTTTCATGCCGACATCGAAGCGGAAGCGCGATTCCCCCGATCGATCGACCAGTCCGAACATCTCGGAGGTGCCGAACGAGCCCAAGATCCGGCCCTGCCAGAAGACGGGCATGGGTGTTTCGAGGATTTCGCCTCCGCGCCACCACTTCAGGTCGCCCGATCGGCGGACAAGGCAGAAGATCACATCGTTGGTTCCGAGCGCACAGACCCGCTTATCCCCCATAAAGGCGACCGCTCGGAACGGGATACCCAGGCGCCGGCTCCAACGCGGCTTTTTCGTTTTCCGGTTGAAGGACTCGATGACTCCGCCCTCTTTCCCGATAAGGAGGGTGTCGTCCGCAACCGCCAGCGGTCCCCGATAGGGAACCTCGCTTTTAATCCGTTCGACTTCCTTGCCGTCCGGACCCAGAACGGCGATTGCACCGCCACGGGTCACCACGAAAAGCCGGCCCTCGGCGGCGCACCAGGAGCCGACAAGCTCCCCTCCCGCCGGGAGCGTCCCCTCGCTCTTCCCGCTCTGCCCATCGAAAACGGAGAAGTGCCCCGCCTGGCGATGGATGAGAACCCGCTCCCCCAGCGCGACGGGCGCGCCGTCGGCCGGCTCCCCCGTCGCGGCCGTCCAAGCCGGC
This genomic stretch from Candidatus Aminicenantes bacterium harbors:
- a CDS encoding PQQ-binding-like beta-propeller repeat protein; this encodes QAKTPEYVFWPMKKYPLLSYNGRINGIGAAGGGRYYFTTSASMVYAVAYAPLEALWRSEPRAKDPNFSMTAPASVIAWQFPTKAPISFAPAVAGALVIAVDDAGEVYALNEKGQPAWTAATGEPADGAPVALGERVLIHRQAGHFSVFDGQSGKSEGTLPAGGELVGSWCAAEGRLFVVTRGGAIAVLGPDGKEVERIKSEVPYRGPLAVADDTLLIGKEGGVIESFNRKTKKPRWSRRLGIPFRAVAFMGDKRVCALGTNDVIFCLVRRSGDLKWWRGGEILETPMPVFWQGRILGSFGTSEMFGLVDRSGESRFRFDVGMKIAGDFHCWDGNLVVHMYDAKADRGFLQLMGPEAKAK